ttaaggatcttctagttctaagtgtcacaatgTGATGAAAGATACTTAGAGTAGATATATGTTCATTTCTACtattttgaccgtactataaagggagGCTAAGTATTATAGCTTGAACTAGTTGGGTCTAGACTTAGTTGGATGCACATTTGTGAAAATCTAGTACTAGGTATCTCAAAGAAGTTAATGGGTGAGAAGTCAAGAAGTTAGTGCttaaagtcgattgaattggatgaacCTCAGAgtttttgttctcaccggattgtccagtgctGAAGGATTTGTACTCATCGGACCTTATTCCTGTTCTGAGGAGAAGCTGAATGACCTCACCGAATTGTTCGATGATGGTAAATATGTACACCGAAGTGTTTAACAGAAGGGATATTTTCTGAGGAAAATTAAAGTTAAGTACACCAGATTGTTCGGTGTTCAGAGAAAATGAACACCTgagcatttaacagaaagtTAGAATTTTCGAAGGAATTGGAATTCAAGGCACCAGATGGTCGGTGTTGAGATGTGTAACACACCAGAATATTTTCAGACTTGGTGTCTCGATGCATgggaaatgaactcaccggattgttcggtgatGTGGTATGGAgaacaccggagcttttcagGCAACGACTAATGACAGCTGGTAGGCTAGCTTTTTAAAAAGGTTACTCACTGGATTGTCTGGTGTCTACAATAGTGCGTGCACCAGACCATCCTGTGTTCACAGAAAGTGTGGGTGGTTGGACAACAgttagatttggacctctagcctatatatgcCCCCTTACTCagtttcatttcttttcttaCTCTCTTTTTATTCCGCAATTTACTTATAGCATCtactttcatgcaagtttcaatttcgcaatttattcttaagttatATGCTTGCATGCTTGTTCTTCATGTTCTAACTTGCTTGCTCGAGTAGTtgtattttcttcttctatGCTAAGGTTGCTTTTTTATTCTAGAAATCGATAGTTGTTTTAAGGTTTGATTACAgctctattcacccccctctagagccattagatcctttcaatgTGTTTACCCGGTATGGTTTCACTGCCACGTGAATAACACCttaacaacggaagccccctcttgcgccacaCGTCCATACGGATTCAAGGAAATCACATTCTGTTCCCCGTTCCACCAACTAGTCTACACTATGTTGGCAGAAAACTAATTAGTTGGCTAGGCTACACCCATACTTGGCTTGTGATTGTAATGTAAAGTTTGGTCCGATCGCACCATGAATCGGTCCTTAATCaaattgagcaagactaccacctACCTGCACTATGCAACCCAATCCATCCTCaatttccatgttgctaaaaacatTATCACCAAATTTTAACTCAAGTTGCACAATACCATTATCATGATTATTATTTAAAGTGTCATGATCAAACTCCCAAACAAGGCTAAGCATTACTACCCTTGATCCCCCCAAAGCCGAGACAACAAGGTAGATATGAGGAAACTAAGTCAAGCCTAACATAGGTTTTCCAACAACATCTTTTAGCATGCAACTTTGCAAAACAAAAGTATTTGGAAACATAGGAGCAAAATGCATCAAGGTCAACTTGCCTTTTCCTTGTTGCTCAGCGGGTTCCTCAAACTCCTGATCTTGAAGTCCTGCAAATTCCTCCTCCGGGACGTTGGCGACTAAGCGCAAAATAAAACAAGGCaataaacacaaaaaaaaacaaaaaagagccaaaaacacaaaaaaaaaaacagcttaattaattattttaatatttttgtgaattattGGTGAAGGAAAAGATTAGATCGAAGTTGCAACGGTGGAGATATGACTTGAAAGGATGAAATAAAGGTGtaggaatttttctagaatattttggaggtttctagaattttctagtttttttagcaAGTATTTGGAATTATTTATTAGGAATTAATAAACACTGAAaagaattaaaataattattccaaattattttactaagaaaaacctatttattaattatcctaattatttactatttttcCAAAATTAAAACATTAACAtaattattctagattttctaaaattgtttaCATAATGAaacaattattttaaatttatttccATTTTTAAACaccaaaaatatattaaatattattaAACTGAGTTAAAAACCTAAAacagaattaaaaacattttaaTAAAATTGTTCTACTGAGaaaacatttttaaaacctttttcTAATTTACCCAATTTTTCTATTAAAGAAAAACTCTAATTATTGCTCATGCTGACATCACTATGCTGACGGGGCTCACATAGGACAAAAGCACCGATGAGGCATGCTGACGTGGCAGTACATAAACCAGAGACGTCAATCGCTGATCCGACGGGCGAGATCTAAACGCGAAAGGGTATTCTCTACTTATAATCCTAACCGAATACTAAAATCGGACGGCAAAAAAACATGCCTACATCCACTCCGGCTCGGGACGACGTCGGCGACGGCTGGGCACGGCAGCGCACGGTCGGGGTAGGGCGGAGACGACAGTGCGCGTCTCGGGAATCGACGACGAGCAGTTGAAGGTGTCGCGAAGACGATGGCAAGTCCGGTTGGGGAACACGTGGGTGTCGGGGCAGCTCGTAGCGGTTTGGCGACAACAAGGCACCACAACGGCAGTTGGAACTCGGCGGGAGCGCTCTCGAGTGGCGTTTTCACTCTGGAAAATGGGGGAAAAGGAGGCGGAGGCATTGGTGATgcttaagggggggggggggtctcgAGGGGCTTATATAGCTCGAGCGCGAGATTCGACTTCGGCTAGGGTTCAGGTGCCGGTGGCAAGTCCGCGATGGATTTCCATGATCAAGCTCTAATCCCTTATCGTGattccttctccttccttcttcttggccaGGCTTTCCATGTGTACGGTCGCGGGGTGGTTTGCTTCCTTCTTTGGGCATAGGATTGGCGCAGTGTCAAATACGCTATAGAGAGAGGAAAGGAAGGGGAGAGGGGGAGGTGGAAAGAAAGTCCGACAGATGATCCTAAGCGCGAGGGTGAGCACGGTGTGGGTCGGTGGCATGCTGTGGCTCAGAGGCGGGGCACTTGAGCGGGTGGGAGTGGAGACGAGCCGAGCGGCTTGGTCTGTGTGGCTTGGGCGTGGGAGAGAGGCGGGCGCGCACGAGGCCGAaccaaagggagagagagcccCCCGGGGGGGGGGCGGTGTTAGGTCGGGCTAGGAGAGGGGGATCAAAAGGGattttttctctttgttttttcgtcttttatttctcttctaTTTCCCAACCTTCTTTAttccatttatttattttctcttcaattttcttaatcatattaatttatttatttgatttggactaaaGAGGCTTTAGGAacattgtttaatatttttcttgagaAATTTTTATATCACAAAAATTGGGCTGTTACACTAGTGAAATGGGGAGAAAGCAACTACACAACATTTCTATGAAAGTTGATAGTTACTTCTGGCCTTCTATTCTAGCATTGCTCTGTAGTCTTTTATTCATCATAACAGCAAAATATATTGACTATTATTTTGCTTGCAGGAAATACATGACCGAGCTAATTACTGGATACCTTCCCAGTGTCatcttgcaaatatttttatatactgTTCCCCCAACCATGATGCTATTTTCTACTTTAGAGGGTCCTATTTCTCACAGTGAAAGGAAGAGAAGTGCCTGCTGTAAAGTATTGTACTTCACCGTTTGGAATGTCTTCTTTGTCAATGTCTTATCAGGTTCAGCAATTAGCCAACTGAATGCTTTATCAAGCCCAAAGGACATTCCTATGCAGCTTGCTAGAGCAGTACCTGTACAGGTGAATCACATGTTTGTTTATTTTGGCTATAAATAggcaaaaaaaatgatatgtttTAATCACGCACATGTGCACAATATTTGTTTTTATTGAGTTTTCTTCAATAGTTCATTGCAAATTATTGAGGATTTTATTTCCATTTCAGGCTACCTTCTTTACCACCTATGTTCTGACTTCAGGATGGGCTAGTCTGTCATCAGAACTTATGCAACTCTTTGGTCTCATATGGAACTTTATAAGAAGATATATTCTGAGAATTAAAGAAGATAGTGATTTTGTTTTCTCATTTCCCTATCACACTGAAGTTCCAAAAATTCTCTTGTTTGGACTATTGGGCTTCACATGCTCTGTACTAGCACCTCTAATCTTGCCTTTTTTACTGCTGTACTTCTTTCTCGCCTATGTTGTGTATCGCAACCAGGTGAGAAACTGGGGATGAAATTCTGCTTGGAAGTCCATATGCAAACTTTTTATGCATTATTATGAATGCTGTCAGGAGAATATGTAAAATTTAGGTGAACATGCTGTCTAACATATGTTTTAATAACAAGTAAACCTGGAATTTTGACAATGACATAACATTCTTCAAGTTTCATATTTTAGGTGAAAAGGCAACCAATGTTCTGGATATGGTTACACATGCTTTCATGGCCTCTATATATGCTTCTTATTGTATCCTATATGTAATTTCCTTGTATTGACAAAAGAAACTTCCTAATACCTAAACTTTCATTTAGTTGCTTAATTTGTAGTGTAAAATTATTGAAAACATTTGTTTCCTAGTTAGTGAATTTAAGTTTGTATAGAacaaaattttgtaaaaatctgTTTTTGTGCTCCTGTGACCTAATGAgttagctattttttttttcagttcctCAATGTTTATTGCACAAAATACGACACAGGCGGTCTATATTGGCCAATTGCACACAATACAACAATATTCTCCATCGTCCTGACCCAGATCATCTGTCTTGGTGTATTTGGCCTCAAAGAATCCCCAGTAGCTGCAGGCTTCACTATACCTCTTATCATCCTTACTCTTTTATTCAACCAGTATTGCAGAAAGCGTCTTCTCCCATTATTCAAGACTTTCCCTGCACAGGTTAGTATAATTTCCATAATAGTTTATAGAAGTTCATCTATGTGTAGCACGGAAGGATCAAAGTCCAAACATTGGGCACGCTTGATTCTCTTGCCTACCCTTGCGTAGCCTTGCCGGGGCAAAATAATCCTTAACAGTGGAGGAGAGTCAATTTGGCTCTCTTACAAAAGCAAGAGCAAGGCTAGGCAAAACTTGGCAAGGTAGCTAAACACGCCCTTATTGTTCACCTTGGTGCCAGTTTACTTTGTTTAAGCTCAGCTGTGAAGTTAGTAACTTCTGTTTTTCTTGTTTTGCATACGGCAAAGCTCTCTGTAGAAGCTCTATCTATTAGCCACTTCCAATGAATTTTCTTATCATGAAttactctctcttcctcttcttctggGCATGCACAGGATTTAATTGTCATGGACAGGGAAGATCAACAAGCGGGGAGAATGGAGGACCTTCATCAACGTCTTCATGCTGCTTACTTCCAGTTTCCTGACACTGATGATATCCCTTTGGAAGGAGTTCACACAATTGGTAAAGATGAAGATGGAAGTGGCACTTCCGGTGAATCTAGCTGCAAAGAAAGTGCTGATCAATCCAGCAGTGACCTATCTCACCCAACACTGGAAGGGCTCCCTGTCAGTCAGCTACGAAATGCGGCGAGATCACTTAGTTTCATTATGAGATTGCAGAAGAGAGGATTATCGGCATAGCCCATTCCTTCATCGCCCATGTAAATTTACAGTCGACAAACCACTCACATTATATTCATAGCACGTACAGGGGAAGATATACGCAGAAATGGAAGGGAGCATCACCCGTTTGCAAGGGTAGAAATTTTGATGTGTCAATTGACGCCTGAATGACTTTTCAGGTCGTTCATGTTCTATtatacaaggaaaaaaaatactattctTCGATTGATTCTTCAAACATACAGTTTTGCATTTCATCTCTGGTTATGTTGTCCATTACTTGTGTAAAAGTAGTGTTCCCCTTTTGCGTTCAGTTTCTTCTGCGCCTAGTTTTGTATTTACTGCTGTTTATCAGATCTGTTATTGCTGCTGCAAGCTATTCTCTGATCAACTACAAGGCTACTACCAATTTGGTCATGAAGAACCTGTGGGACTAGATTTTGGCGTGCCCATCTCTGAAGTGTGCGCGGAATGGGTTCCTGAACCGTGCCGTGGCGGCATGGAAGGGAAAGGAGAAGCTGACGGGAATTCCTCTGCGTCAGCACAGCAGGGCAAAAGCGATGGAATTTGCAAGCGCGGCAAGGCGATTTCACGGGAAACAGCGGCACGGCATCGGAGGGTAAAGAGAGAACTAATCACCCATCATTATTCTCAAAGCGAGGTTTACATAACACGACAAAACAAATCTAACACACAATCCTTGGTCCAGGAGCACACACGCAAGCCGATACCGCCGGGTCCAGGAGCAGCGAGCGCGCGCATCGCTCACAGGATAGCGCAGGTGGACGTGGAAGAAGAGGACGACCCCTCCGCGGCGCCGTCGGCGGCTGCATTGTCGCCGGCCGGGACCACGCCGGGCCAGTCGCGGCAGGCGCagtgctggccctcggggatcTGCCGGTGCACCGACGCGACGTGGCGGCCGCACCCCGCCCACGTGGACTTGCCGCACGCCCCGCACTTCACCTGGTAGCACATGGCTTCGGCTTCCTCTAGCTtcccctcctccgcctccgacacaccaagACAGGCAGCTGAGCTGCTTACTGCGCTGTGCTGCTCGATCGAAGCTATGTGAAATCTGAATTGATGCGGGGATGGCGGAGGCTGGAAGACGGATGGAGAGGAATATTTATAGACACGCGCGACCAATCCTTTCGACCATTTCCTAGCCATTCCTTTCCTTCGCGTGGTCCGTTTGACAACTTTGTTGTCCGCTTTGGCCAAGAATCCAACGAAACCGATGCCGGAATACAATACGTACCGGTACGGCTGCTGGCCTATGCTGACACACGTgtttaaacaaaagaaaatgtaaCGGCATGTCAACAAAGCTGGCGTTGTTTCTAAGAAGAAAATGTtacttttttttgggggggggggggggggggaatggaTGTGCACGCAAGGCCACAGAGGATCCGGCCAAGCAGGCAACTCATCGCTTACATCACGCGTCCTGCTTGAGCCAGTTGGGGAGTATTGAATTCACGTCCCAATTAATTTCTTTCGTACGGTCAACATGTTACATGCCCCAGTAATCCGTTGACCCCAAGCAGAAGCGGTCCTTTCTTAGCACCTGCCAATGCCGGAATTAGTAACATGACAAAGGGAGTCTGTTGTACACGGAACCCGTTCAAGTTGAAGTTCGACGACATCCACTAGCAGACGCCCAAAATATGTCAAAGCACGTGCTTCGAGCTTTTTAGACCATAATGTGACGATTCAGGCGTCACGGCCACACATGAATCAAGAAGGCAGCCATATGCGAGGTTGGCCTGGGCCCGTTTCAAACCTAAGCAAGTACTCCGCTCcgttcttttgttgttgttgttattttaCACTTGTGCACGGCTGTTCTGGTAAGCTACAGTATCTTCCTATGCCTTTGCTTGAATAGCTGTCTTTTTTTGGATTTGTATGTCACGGAGCCTACTACTGTAACTACAGGTGAGCAGAAGATGCGGGCGCAAGCGCGGAACGGGCTGCATCAGACACCAACTCCATCTGAAAATGCAGAGAAGGCCCGACGTGTCAATGAGCGCTCCAGACGGCCAAATGTGTGATACTTAACTGACAAGTGGGTCCAGTGACAATTGGCTGTTACAAACTTAAAACGATCTAACGTATGAGGAAGATAGTAGGAAGAGGATAGACGAAACTAGAACCTCTGAACCGGAGCTACCTTCTTCTCCGGTGAACTTGCTTCCTCTGTATCCCTCTAATGAATCTATCCAATCTCTCCCTCCCAAACCTCTTCTCTACTTTAAATTGGTGAAGGATTGTAATATTATATAAGgacaaacaaaaaataacaCTTTGCAGAAACTAAAAcaacaagtaaaaaagaacataTGAAACTATATGTGCATACTCCTTCTGTTAAAAAAATACAGGGTGCTACCAAAATCATTTCCAACTTCAACATTGCCCCGCCCAAGTTCTTTAGGGTTACTACAGAATTTGGGTTCAAGAATTCATTATGCCCTTATGCTTAGTAGCAGGTTGAGTTGGTGATAGACTGACGGTAAGTACTGACTTCGAGGGTTTTGTCTTGGTTGTCCGCTTTGGCCAAGAATCCAACGAAACCGATGCTGGAATACAATACGTACCGGTACGGCTGCTGGCCTATGCTGACACACGTGtttaaacaaaaagaaaatgtaacgGCAGCACCAAATAACTCCATGTCAAACAGATAGTAATACAACCAAATCAAGCTGGCGTTGTTTCTAAGAAGCAAatgttactattttttttttttggaaatggATGTGCACGCATGGCCACAGAGGATCCGGCCAAGCAGGCAACTCATCGCTTACCTCACGCGTCCTGATTGAGCCAGTTGGGGAGTATTGAGTTCATGTCCCAATTAATTTCTTTCGTACGGTCAACATGTTACGTGCCCGAGTAATCCGTTGACCCCAAGCAGAAGCAATCCTTTCTCGTCGAGTGCTCTTTATGGCAAAGGAATTAGTAACATGGCAAAGGAATTCTGTTGTACACCGAACCAATTCAAGTTGAAGTTcgacgacctccactagcaaaCGCCCAAAATATGTCAAAGCAGGTGCTTCGAGCTTTTTAGACCATAATGTGACGAACAGGGTTTACGGTCGGTAACCCAAAAATCGTGATTACCGCGGTAATCGcttaaatttataaaaaattgaacaaaattcatttgaataagtttaaaatttgagaaaaaatcgtgattttagccgctcggtaatcggtcgaattggaccggttaccgagcggtttttgcgatttatcgagcgattttatcaaatttttcatATTGTCGGTAACCacttggttttctcgatttatcgagtggtttacTCGATTTtaagtgaagttaaaaaaaactctaaaattatctcaatcttgtaaaatcaataactaattcatctgagctttaaatcaagtgaaacaaaatttgttgtttttcttgtaacatgatctacatgataaaaatatttatactcataataAAGTTCAAAAGTTTcagtgagaaaatgtatttgttaaaccaaattaaatgcatagtttactctttgctaatctaaatatcatgaaactaattttgttagtcttcttatatgatcctatgtcttttaaaaatacatgaactcattaattagttattgtaatatgtatgattgtataaatatgttacgactagattaattcataactgacccatcacacgtcaaaaattagtgaaaccacttttattagtttatttatactatgatttacatagaaaaaataatagtagacatgaaaaagttaattacagtgctgtttcttaatatattcactttatgcttgtgaactttgtaaaaatcatagagaaattaataaaactcttaataaagtgaaatcaattttaaagatcctcttaaaatacgttttacacaagaaaatatgtgtttgcatgttaaacttttccttaatatgagttaataactgagccacacgcttcattttttttcattttttcaaacttcctccctgtagaatatgatgcaaatgacattatttttgaattttttttcacagaagacCTTAGAATTgtgtatagttttttttaaaatattttttttatttttttttcaaattttttgaattcaaattcggttaccgttcggttctGAAATCGAGCCGGACCGAGATGGCCGGTTATCACGATTTTTACTCGGTTACCATTGAATTTTTGAACCCTAGTGACGAACCGGCAGTTGCACGGTCGCACGAGTTACGATTCAGACGTCACGACCACACATGAACCAAGAAGGCAGCCATATGCCAGGCTAGTTTGGGTCCGTTTCAAACCTAAGCGAGTACTCCGCTccattcttttgttgttgttgtagttgTTTTACACTTGTGCACGACTGTTCAGGAAAGCTACAATATCTTCATATGCCTTTGCTTGAATAGCTATGTCTT
The nucleotide sequence above comes from Phragmites australis chromosome 4, lpPhrAust1.1, whole genome shotgun sequence. Encoded proteins:
- the LOC133915729 gene encoding uncharacterized protein LOC133915729, whose amino-acid sequence is MARKWSKGLVARVYKYSSPSVFQPPPSPHQFRFHIASIEQHSAVSSSAACLGVSEAEEGKLEEAEAMCYQVKCGACGKSTWAGCGRHVASVHRQIPEGQHCACRDWPGVVPAGDNAAADGAAEGSSSSSTSTCAIL